The following coding sequences are from one Musa acuminata AAA Group cultivar baxijiao chromosome BXJ2-4, Cavendish_Baxijiao_AAA, whole genome shotgun sequence window:
- the LOC135610187 gene encoding protein EARLY FLOWERING 5-like isoform X2: MREKGEAPVMFSHLGPPRRRTNAEEEERVRHPKPEDSVYYHPTLNPTGAPPPGKPPMYKSSIGPRIPLPASSSVPPPPPPPPPPLPSVDELTSRDDTTIPPSVPLPPPPPAQLKAVDNLSASLPPPPPPGPLPKEPAPASTLLPTPPPPPQQPLQPPPPGTTAKEADKVADSSDRPVLKDSNMITAVLPPPPPPGLPPKSANHQTDSTSSESVPNNAPSSNDSSNMAPLLPPPPRQPPPMTHRIPLINPLQPDMTPHGIAHFPPDLRPPLVVPGISGRPLPPPPPGIIPPTIARPMFAAPPGPPPYPRPPFQPGPLIQHEDDFDALRPSVPQKPSFVKSAASTVVKRPLAQHNPELTAMVPASVRVRRETAAPKAKPKPQPSAAMGPATKPSALTSAGKPDTATTSAPKLQSMDDSYMAFLEDMKALGALDE; the protein is encoded by the exons ATGAGGGAAAAAGGTGAAGCACCAGTGATGTTTAG CCACTTGGGGCCCCCTCGAAGAAGAACAAATGCAGAGGAAGAGGAAAGGGTTAGACATCCAAAGCCTGAG GACTCTGTTTACTATCATCCTACATTAAACCCAACAGGGGCACCGCCTCCTGGAAAACCACCAATGTACAAATCATCTATAG GACCCAGGATCCCATTGCCTGCTTCTTCATCtgtgccaccgccgccacctccacctccaccacctTTACCAAGTGTTGATGAACTGACTTCTCGTGATGACACTACCATACCCCCATCCGTACCTTTGCCTCCCCCACCACCAGCTCAACTGAAGGCTGTTGACAATTTAAGTGCATCATTACCACCACCGCCTCCTCCAGGACCCCTGCCCAAAGAACCAGCTCCAGCTTCAACTTTGCTGCctaccccaccaccaccaccccaacAGCCTTTACAACCACCTCCACCAGGCACCACAGCGAAGGAAGCTGATAAAGTTGCAGACTCATCAGATAGGCCAGTATTAAAAGATTCTAATATG attACAGCCGTACTTCCTCCGCCACCGCCCCCTGGACTGCCACCAAAATCAGCAAACCACCAAACTGATTCCACGTCATCTGAATCTGTCCCCAACAATGCTCCAAGCTCAAATGATAGTTCAAATATGGCTCCATTGCTGCCACCACCTCCAAGACAGCCACCACCTATGACTCATAGGATTCCTCTGATAAATCCTTTGCAACCTGATATGACGCCTCATGGCATTGCACACTTTCCTCCTGATTTGAGACCGCCACTGGTAGTTCCTGGTATTTCTGGGAGACCTCTGCCGCCTCCTCCTCCAGGAATTATTCCACCAACAATTGCTAGGCCAATGTTTGCTGCACCTCCAGGACCACCACCTTATCCGAGGCCCCCATTTCAGCCAGGTCCCCTGATCCAACATGAAGATGATTTTGATGCCTTGAGGCCTTCAGTGCCTCAGAAGCCATCGTTTGTCAAGTCAGCAGCATCAACTGTTGTCAAGAGACCATTAGCACAGCACAATCCAGAACTAACAGCTATG GTTCCTGCATCAGTGCGCGTGAGGCGAGAGACTGCTGCTCCGAAAGCCAAACCAAAGCCGCAGCCCTCTGCTGCAATGGGCCCGGCTACAAAACCTTCCGCTCTAACATCTGCTGGGAAACCAGATACAGCAACCACATCAGCCCCCAAGTTGCAGAGTATGGATGACTCATACATGGCCTTCCTGGAGGACATGAAGGCCCTCGGTGCCCTCGATGAGTAG